GGCGACGTAAAAAAGGCATTGCCGCAGCAATGCCTGTTTTGCTTTGGTCAGGATAAGCGCCTATTTTTGCCAGGCCAGGCTGTAGAGCTTGTCGTTATTGGCATAAGACTTGCGAATCTGCGCCTTCACCGCCGGGGAGTTCTGGTAGATCTGCACGAACTTCAACAGCCGCGGGTCACGGGCATTGTCTTCGCGGGCGACAAAACGCAGCGCGTATTGCTCGTCATCCTTGCCGGAGAAGATCAGCGCGCTGCCGGGGTCAAACGCATGGGCGGCCACGATGAAATGCGGATAACCCTGCGCCAGATCCACATCATTCACCACCCGCACCAGCTGCGGGCCTTCCACTTCCACAAATTCCAGCTTGCGCGGATTGCTGACAATATCACTCAGTTTGCCGCGTACACCCACGCCGTCACGCAGCTTCACCAGCCCGGCCTTTTGCAGCAACAGCAAGCCCCGGCCCTGATTGATGGGGTCGCTGGCAATGGCCACCTTGGCACCGGTTTTCAGTTCGGAAAACTGTTTGATGCGG
The sequence above is drawn from the Aquitalea denitrificans genome and encodes:
- a CDS encoding MetQ/NlpA family ABC transporter substrate-binding protein; protein product: MKLHQKKLGALALVGLLLAQGALAAALKIGVTPGAYADSVQVAAQEAKKQGLDVDVVEFSDWTTPNVALASKDLDANYFQHQAFLDNVIKTQGYHFKPVGLGILANIGLYSSRIKQFSELKTGAKVAIASDPINQGRGLLLLQKAGLVKLRDGVGVRGKLSDIVSNPRKLEFVEVEGPQLVRVVNDVDLAQGYPHFIVAAHAFDPGSALIFSGKDDEQYALRFVAREDNARDPRLLKFVQIYQNSPAVKAQIRKSYANNDKLYSLAWQK